DNA from Microtus ochrogaster isolate Prairie Vole_2 unplaced genomic scaffold, MicOch1.0 UNK43, whole genome shotgun sequence:
CACCCAGAAGGCAAAGCTGAGCatagtggcacgtgcctttagtcacagaggcaggaggatctctgtgagttctaggacagcatggtctacatagtgaagttccaggacagccagaactacatagtgagaacctgtcttttTTTTGGGGNNNNNNNNNNNNNNNNNNNNNNNNNNNNNNNNNNNNNNNNNNNNNNNNNNNNNNNNNNNNNNNNNNNNNNNNNNNNNNNNNNNNNNNNNNNNNNNNNNNNNGAAAGACCAGGAAGCCTGGGCCACAGCTCTCTACCACACTGTGTGCCTCGAGCAGGGCGATTGACTTTTCTGGGCCTCCATTTCTTGACTATTAAATTCCTACCATTCTAGTCTCTCTCCCTTGGCTATTGGAATGAACGTCCCCAGGTGGCCTTCGTGGCTAGGCTGAGCCCTGGGGCCCTAGGTGTGATGACAGTACAGGCTCTGCCGTCACCGGGCCACCTGTGATGTGGGCTGGTCTGCCTCTTCTATAAGCCTTGGATTTCTTGTGGAATTTTCGTGACAATGAAATGTGTCCTTAGTGTCGACAGCCAGCGTTCACCAAATGCTTTCTCTGTCAGGCCAGATTAGCCAAGTTGTGCTGTTTAGTTCCTCGCAACCTCATTTAATTCCAGTCAGCCGCACTCGGTGACGAAACCGAGACCCCCAAGATCACACACACTTAGGACTCAGCCCAGGCTTCCCAAGGTCCCAGTGCTGTTCTGGGTGCTCTCTTCCCTGAGTTCTGTATTCCTCGGGGATGTTAATCATCTCTTGGTTTTGGACCGAGAAACTGAGGCACCGAGAGGTTGAGTGACATGGTCACCCAGTAAGCTGGGTTTTGAACCTGTGTATGTATGCTCAGCCACCTGCCACAGAAGCACCCCGTGAGGTAAATGCAGCAGCCCCAGACACGAGGGAAATGGCTCATTCTCTTTTTCACTTGGTCCACACTCAGTGGGAAGAAGTAAGTGGATACGATGAAGCCATGAACCCTATCCGAACGTATCAGGTGTGTAACGTCCGTGAGTCCAGTCAGAACAACTGGCTTCGCACGGGTTTTATCTGGCGGCGGGAAGTGCAGCGCGTCTACGTGGAGCTCAAGTTCACCGTGCGAGACTGCAACAGCATCCCCAACATCCCCGGCTCCTGCAAGGAAACCTTCAACCTTTTCTACTATGAGGCTGACAGCGACGTGGCTTCGGCCTCCTCTCCCTTCTGGATGGAGAACCCCTACGTGAAAGTGGACACCATCGCACCGGATGAGAGCTTCTCCCGGCTCGATGCCGGGCGCGTCAACACCAAGGTGCGCAGCTTCGGGCCCCTCTCCAAGGCCGGCTTCTACTTGGCCTTCCAGGACCAAGGTGCCTGCATGTCACTCATCTCTGTGCGTGCCTTCTACAAGAAGTGTGCATCCACCACCGCCGGCTTTGCGCTCTTCCCCGAGACCCTCACGGGCGCGGAGCCCACCTCACTGGTCATTGCCCCCGGCACCTGCGTCGCTAACGCTGTGGAGGTGTCAGTGCCTCTCAAGCTCTACTGCAATGGCGACGGGGAGTGGATGGTGCCCGTTGGCGCCTGCACCTGCGCTACTGGCCATGAGCCAGCTGCCAAGGAGTCCCAGTGCCGGGGTAAGTGGGgcctgaggaaggagggaaagaatactccaggaagagaggaggaaaaccaAGTTGAGGGCGCACTCTGTGGCGgtgcacttgcctggcatgcacaagtcTCTCTACCTGCAGTCCCCAGCGCCAGAGAGCTGAAGCAGGGGAGATTAGGAACAAGAGAGATGGAGGCTTTAAGTGAACTAGAGACCTTGTGAATGCTTGACAAGTGAGCCCCGCGAATGAGGGCAGACCTTCGAGGCTGGCAGGGATGCCCCCTTGGTCCTGTCCCCAGTGTCCACTTCATGGCGAAAGTTCTAGAGGGGCTCTGCTGTGGGTATCACTTTGTCCTGAGGGTTCATGTTTCCTGGGAGGCCGTGTGTATGGCACAGTAGTTAGAGGCCGAGTCCCTCCTGTCCCCAGTCGTCACTTTAACCACTTCTGTGAGCCTGTGCAAGTTATCCGACCATGCTAACCTTGGCTTCCTCCTGCAAAATGGAGCAGTGGTAGAGACTGTCTCCCAAGACTGTAAATGGGGATGAGCAAATGAGTCCCTGCCCCAGGAGCTCGTGTCCCCATCTGCTGGGAGTCGCCGGTCCCAGGAGTGTGCAGACAAATGGAGGGTAGGGATTGTTCAAGTCCCTGTTCACAGGGCGGGCGGGAGACTGGCGGAGTCTCATCAGACTTCCTGATCTACTGACTTCCCAGCCGTTCCCACCTGAGCCTCACCACTACCCTGAAGAGTGATTCCAGTTCTCTCCCTATTTTGCCAAAGAACATGGAGACTCGGGGAGGTTCTGCTGGGCCGGCCTCCCAGCTAGGGAATGTCGGAGCCGGCTTTAAATCTCCACCCAGAGTTGAAGTCCCGCAAGGGGTGAGGGTCTTGTCCACTTCTCTGTGGGACTTGTGATGGTGCCTCCCAAAGTGGGAATGGCTCTTATCATAGCCCCCTGTGTGAGGGGACCAGACCATCAACCTGGCCTGCCCTGTGAGGCCCCGGTTTGGGGTTGCCTCACCAGCCccccctctgcttctctttagGAACCTGCTGGAAacttcctcttcccaagtgtAGAAAGCGGGTGGGGGTGATGAGCCTGACAGCCTGAAGAAGGGCTAACACTCTGCAGGTCCCTGGCAGGAAGTGCAGGCTGGTTCCCATagcaaccaggctggcctggcctctgccccctcccccactggttCAAAGAGCTAGGATGGAATATCACCTTCATGAGGGGAGATTAAACCCTAAAGAAGAGCACAGCCCCAGCTCTAGGCCTCAGAAAGCTTGGTGACCCCTCCCTCCCAGAGGTCATCCCGCGGGTGGATTGACAAGTCACTTCAGTGTGGCCAGGACAGTCCCCAGTCATGCCCGTTATCCTGTCTCCAAACCCAGTGCCCCTTTCACTCtgtaaatattctcatttttaatattatggCCACCCTACGCATGGGGAATGCGCAGAGCCCCTGCCACAGGGACGAATGTGGTTGacagaagagatgggaagggTGTTCAGGACTCTGGGCTCAGGAGTCGCTTGGGACAGGTCCCCTGGGGGCTTTGAGACTTTGAACTCCCGGTGACccctgccttctttctgttttcttgtcccCTTTCCTCCTTACTCCTGCCCAGCCCTCTCACCCCTGCCCTGTTTCTTGGCGGGTGGGAGCAGAGATTTGCCGGGAGCTGTCTGCAGAGGGGGCCCTACCTCTGACTGTGGCACTATCCTTGAGGCTTCTTGAGACTTATTCTCTTGGAGTGTCCTTGGGGAAAGCTGGGGCATCTCAGTGGGTACAGGGTGTGAGGCCCACCCGTGGTCTCATCctatcccttcctcttctccctgccctgTGTCAACGAATCAAACTGTCCAGGTGATGGACTGACGTCCTCTGAGGCACacaggtggggggtgggggataggaATGAAGAGGGATCTGCTGACGGGGGGTCTCTCTGAGGCAAAGGGGCCCTTTGCAGCCGTAGCTGGAGTTGGGCAACACAAGCATTGCTCCTGTGGTCTGGGAGTTAGAGGGGCTAAGACATAGGCTGGGAATGGCCAGGTTCTCTCAGAGGAGGGAAGGTTGGGATGTCTGTAGAGAAGGGACATAATATGTGCCATCCTCTTTTCTCTTGCAGCCTGTCCCCCTGGGAGTTACAAGGCAAAGCAAGGAGAGGGACCCTGCCTCCCCTGTCCCCCGAATAGCCGAACCACCGCGCCAGCTGCCAGCATCTGCACCTGCCACAATAACTTCTACCGTGCGGACTCGGACTCTGCCGACAGCGCCTGCACCAGTGCGTGAGCTCNNNNNNNNNNNNNNNNNNNNNNNNNNNNNNNNNNNNNNNNNNNNNNNNNNNNNNNNNNNNNNNNNNNNNNNNNNNNNNNNNNNNNNNNNNNNNNNNNNNNNNNNNNNNNNNNNNNNNNNNNNNNNNNNNNNTAAATGGGGAAGCTGAAGCCTAGCCGAAGGCAGTGAGATAGCCCTTTCTTCTAGACAGGGAAGCTGAAGCTTAGCCGAAGGCAGTGAGATAGCCCTTCCTTCTAGACAGGGAAGCTGAAGCTTAGCCGAAGGCAGTGAGATAGCCCCTCCTTCTAGATGGGGAAACTGATACTTAGGGGGTTAGATGATTTGCACGAGATGTCTCCTAGGAGGCAATTGCTCTTGACAGAGAATCCAGCTTATCCCAGCTACCTGCATTTTAACTAGGTCCTGCTAGCTGCTAGCAGGTGTCAGAAGCTGGCTAGGGACCTGCCACAGCTCATTGCTCCTTTGTCTGCTGCATTTCCGGCCCAGATGTAGCCATAAGAGGTCCTACAACCTAAGGGTGTGCTGGTCcctgctctctccctgtcttcgCCTTTGGTACACTAGACATTGTACCAGCTGCAGTGGATATAAAAGAGAGTAAGGTATCACTAAGGACCTTAGCATCACATTGTGGAAACAGATAATGACCACGTAGTGTTCTAAGTGCTGAGCCTCAAGATGATGGGAGAGGCTCCTGGGGGCTGGGGTAACACTGCTGTACGTATGGTAAACAAGAGTCCTGTCTCCCCAGTGAGGAAGTAAGTGTAGGAAGGTTTTGTGCTTAGGATTAAGTGTCCAAGGCAGAGTGGGCAGGAAGGTGGTCCTAGGCCTCCGACTTATCTCTCCTTTTATGTCCCCAAAGCTGTGCCATCTCCACCCCGGGGTGTGATCTCCAATGTGAACGAGACCTCACTGATCCTTGAATGGAGCGAACCCCGGGACCTTGGTGGACGGGATGACCTCCTTTATAACGTCATCTGCAAGAAGTGCCACGGAAGCTTGGGGGCTGGGGGGCCCGCAACCTGCTCACGTTGCGAGGACAACGTGGAGTTTGTGCCTCGGCAGCTGGGCCTGACGGAGCGCCGGGTCCACATTAGCCACCTGCTGGCCCACACACGCTACACTTTTGAGGTGCAGGCAGTCAACGGTGTCTCAGGCAAAAGCCCTCTGCCACCCCGCTATGCAGCTGTGAATATCACCACCAACCAGGCCGGTGAGACAGGGACCTGGGTCTTCTCGCCATAGCTACAGAGGCTGAGGGTTCTTTAGGAAGGATGCCCAGGCTCAAGAGTCCTtagtcttccctttctcttcgCCAGCCCCATCCGAAGTACCCACACTCCACTTGCATAGCCGCTCGGGGAGCAGCCTGACCCTGTCCTGGGCACCCCCAGAGCGGCCTAACGGGGTCATCTTGGACTATGAAATGAAGTACTTTGAGAAGGTAAGAATCGCAAGGGGCAGGAGGAGGCTTGGGGCGGAACAGGGACGAGACTACGCCCAGATAGTATTAGGGACCTTTGGGATCGGAGCCAAAGCACCGGGCAAGCTTGATGATGGTTGAGGGTCAGTCGGCTCTAAGACCTACCTGAAGATGCCTCCGTTCTCGTGGCTTTGCAGAGCAAAGGCATCGCCTCCACCGTGACCAGCCAGAAGAACTCCGTACAGCTAGATGGGCTGCAGCCTGATGCCCGCTACGTGGTTCAGGTCCGGGCTCGCACAGTGGCGGGTTATGGACAGTATAGCCGCCCGGCTGAGTTTGAGACCACGAGTGAAAGAGGTACACCCCTATGCCACTGCATGCCGGCCCCTGTGCCAGCTCATCTTTCTCGTGCCTTCACTCACCACCCATCCTTCATCTCCAGGCTCAGGTGCCCAGCAGCTTCAGGAGCAACTCCCCCTTATTGTGGGCTCCACCGTAGCCGGGTTTGTCTTCATGGTGGTTGTCGTGGTCATCGCTCTCGTCTGCCTCAGGTACTGACAGGCCATGGCCGCCTCACAGACTGACTCAGACTCCCTTCACAGCCACAGCCATCCCGGGCCCCCGGCTTTCCTTGCCTAGTCCAGCCCACCCTGTCTTCTGTGCTCGTCCCTGCTCCCAGAGACTCCAGCCCCTACCCAGAGTCCCGGGATACGGCCACCAGCCATGGGTTCCCACACCCAAACCCTTGCCTTCTCTACTCTGCCCCTGCAGGAAGCAGCGCCATGGCCCTGACGCAGAGTACACGGAGAAGCTGCAGCAGTACAGTGAGTGTCACTCTGTCACCAGTGTCCAGCTCCTGTAGGCTTAGagactcccttccttcttctgacTGGCTGCTTCTAGTAGGGTTCCATTTCCTGATCCCCCCCTCATTCCAGGTCCACTGAGCTTGCTAGCCCTAGAGTCTAAGATGTAACCCCTGTCCCAAAGGCTGTAAGTCTTGTGGGAACAAGGTACCGCCCGCACACAGGAAACAATTAGGTGCTAACTCCTGTCGCAAAGGACACCAAGAGTTCAAAGAGGAAGGCTTCCTAGAGGAAGTGGCAGGAGGAACAGGGTTTACGTTGCGGGAGGAGGGCATTCCTGGCTCAAGGAGCCTCTGGAAGGAAGTGAAGGGCGTGGAGTGCCCGGCTGTGTGCCCGGCTGTGGGGGTAGTGAGAAGATTGGTTTGACAGCTGTGAGAATGCCAGGCTGAGAAGGGTGGCCAGCCCTTTGGAGGGTCCTACACAGCAGGCAGAGTTTGGACTTGACTCTACCGCAGGTAATTGGGAAGGCTGTCAGTTGTGGAGGAAGACAGTGGACGTATTGTTCCAGGAAGACACCGGGCAGCTGGGTGGGAAAAGCTCAGGGGCAGAGAGCCCAGCCGGGAGGCTATTGCAACAGTGTTGAAGGCCTGGACGAGGCTGGGCGGTGGGAAGGAGCCAGGGGAAGGATGAACTGGAGAGAAGCGAGAAGCATGATGAGCGATGAGGGAGGAAGACAACAAGAAGAATCTTGGGCGTCTAGCTCATGTGGTTCCTCAGCATTCtcgtgggggaggggtgggataCCAGCCTGGCACAGAGGAACGGGCAGACTCAGCAAGGAGGCCGTCAAGAGTGCACCCAGCAGGGCCGGTCCCTGCCTATGAACTCCCTGCAGAGGCCTGAAGTCCACCCTCTTGTGCCcgcctctcccccctcccccccgtagTTGCTCCTGGGATGAAAGTTTACATTGACCCCTTCACCTACGAGGATCCCAATGAGGCTGTCCGAGAGTTCGCCAAGGAGATCGATGTGTCCTGTGTCAAGATCGAGGAGGTGATCGGAGCTGGTGAGTAACCCAGGAGCAAGGCAGGGATGGGTGGGACACCAGGAAGACCCTAGAAACACCGTGTGACCTGTGCCTGCGCCCCACAGGGGAGTTTGGGGAAGTGTGCCGGGGCCGGCTGAAACTTCCTGGCCGCAGGGAGGTGTTCGTGGCCATCAAGACCCTGAAGGTGGGCTACAccgagaggcagaggcgggactTCCTGAGCGAAGCCTCCATCATGGGTCAGTTTGACCATCCCAATATAATCCGCCTAGAGGGTGTGGTCACCAAAAGTCGTCCAGTTATGATCCTCACTGAGTTCATGGAGAACTGTGCCCTGGACTCCTTCCTTCGGGTAAGAGCCGCTTCCAGTCCGCTAGGTCGGGCCAGTTATGCCCACCGTCAAGTCAGAGACCCTGTTCAAAGTCCGCACACCTCGGGAGGTAGAATGGTGCAGGGAAATAGCTGGCTGAAATGCCAGctctgctcttaactgccgaTATAATCTCAATCCGGCAGATACTTGTGTTTCCTAATCTCAGCCACCTCGGTTATAAACGGGGCTGGTAATACATACTAGATTCTCACAGGGACCGCTGGGATGCTGCGCACAAGCCGCATGACACATAGTAGGGCAGCTGATAACTGTCTCTGTTTAACACATCTGTACACCGCTGAAAAGCATCTTCTCAGAGGGCTTAAAGCAGGCAAGCAAGCCAGGGGCCTGTGGGGAGGCAGCAGGCCCCAGCTGAGCCTACCTCTTGCCTCCAGCTCAATGATGGGCAGTTCACAGTCATTCAGCTGGTGGGCATGTTGCGGGGCATTGCTGCCGGCATGAAGTACTTGTCCGAAATGAACTACGTGCACCGTGACCTTGCTGCCCGCAACATCCTCGTCAACAGCAACTTGGTCTGCAAAGTGTCTGACTTTGGCCTCTCCCGCTTCCTGGAGGATGACCCCTCAGATCCAACCTACACCAGCTCCCTGGTACAGGAAGCACCTGGGAGGGACTTGCGGGAGGAGAGGGCTGGCCAGGCTGGGGGTCAGCCTTGAGGCACGAGGTGATGGGCATTTCCTCCCATCGCCAGGGAGGGAAGATCCCTATCCGCTGGACTGCCCCAGAGGCCATAGCCTACCGGAAGTTCACCTCTGCCAGTGATGTCTGGAGCTACGGAATTGTCATGTGGGAGGTCATGAGCTATGGAGAGCGACCCTACTGGGACATGAGTAACCAGGATGTGAGTAGAGCTGAGGAAGAGTGGTCGCTTGGTGGGAGGTGGCAGGGTGTGGAGGGGAGCTCACTTCAGATTCCCTACCTTTATCCAGGTCATCAACGCTGTAGAGCAGGACTATCGGTTGCCACCCCCCATGGATTGCCCCACTGCCCTGCACCAGCTCATGCTGGACTGTTGGGTGCGGGACCGTAACCTCAGGCCCAAGTTCTCCCAGATCGTCAACACTTTAGACAAGCTTATCCGCAATGCTGCCAGCCTCAAGGTCATCGCCAGTGCCCCATCTGGGTCAGTGTCCTAACTCCCACAGACTGACAACCCGAACCCTACTCCCCAGCCCTCTGGATGTACCaggtcactctttttttttttttttgtccacagCATGTCCCAGCCCCTCCTGGACCGCACAGTCCCGGACTATACTACCTTCACGACAGTGGGCGACTGGCTGGACGCCATCAAGATGGGGAGGTATAAGGAGAGCTTTGTCAGTGCTGGGTTCGCATCCTTTGACCTGGTGGCCCAGATGACTGCAGAGTAAGTGTACCCCCGAGGTGCAGGGACTGTGCAGGAGCTCCGGCTGAGCCCTGGGTGgcaggcagaagggaagggactGATGGCCGCGTTTCTGTCTCTAGAGACCTGCTGAGGATTGGGGTCACTTTGGCGGGCCACCAGAAGAAGATCCTTAGCAGCATCCAGGACATGCGGCTGCAGATGAACCAGACCCTGCCTGTGCAGGTCTGACACTCAGCTCCACCCGGGGGGGTGCCGCCCCCAGGACTGCACGAGGATTCTGACCAGCCCGCCAGACTTTGGGATGTCTGGCCTTTGGCTGTGGTCCAGAAGATGGAAGTTTTGGGGAGGACCCTTGCTGTGACTTCTCCAGGCCTGTGCTCCCTCCCAGGAAGTGTGCCCCAAACCTCTTCATATTGAAGATGGGTTAGAAGAGGGGATGATGACCCCTCACCAGATGCCTTGGGGCCCAGGCCTTCCTGCTCTCCAGTGGGGAAATCTTCACAACTCAGATTTGGCTGTGCTTCAGTAGTGGAGATCCTGGTAGGGTCAGGTGGGGGTAAGCCTGGGTTCCTCAGGCCCCAGCCCTGGCAGGGGTCTGCCCCCACCAGGTAAGCAGAGAGTATCCCCTCCcccaggaagtggaggaggggacTCTGGAAACGGGGAAATATGGTGCCCCATCCTGAAGCCAGCTGGTACCTCCAGTTTGCACAGGGACTTGTTGGGGGCTGAGGGCCCTGCCCCATCCCTGCCCTTGGTGCTGTCATAAAAGGGCAGGCAGGAGCGGGCTGAGGAGCAGCCCTTGCCTCCCAGAGACTGACTCACAGAgccagaggggtgtgtgtgtatgtgtgtgtgtgtgtgtgtgtgtgtacatgtgtgtacgcgcgtgtgtgtatgtgtgtatgggggggtatgtatgtgtgtg
Protein-coding regions in this window:
- the Ephb3 gene encoding ephrin type-B receptor 3; this encodes MARARPPPGLLPLLARLLLPLLLSAGCWALEETLMDTKWVTSELAWTSHPESGWEEVSGYDEAMNPIRTYQVCNVRESSQNNWLRTGFIWRREVQRVYVELKFTVRDCNSIPNIPGSCKETFNLFYYEADSDVASASSPFWMENPYVKVDTIAPDESFSRLDAGRVNTKVRSFGPLSKAGFYLAFQDQGACMSLISVRAFYKKCASTTAGFALFPETLTGAEPTSLVIAPGTCVANAVEVSVPLKLYCNGDGEWMVPVGACTCATGHEPAAKESQCRACPPGSYKAKQGEGPCLPCPPNSRTTAPAASICTCHNNFYRADSDSADSACTTVPSPPRGVISNVNETSLILEWSEPRDLGGRDDLLYNVICKKCHGSLGAGGPATCSRCEDNVEFVPRQLGLTERRVHISHLLAHTRYTFEVQAVNGVSGKSPLPPRYAAVNITTNQAAPSEVPTLHLHSRSGSSLTLSWAPPERPNGVILDYEMKYFEKSKGIASTVTSQKNSVQLDGLQPDARYVVQVRARTVAGYGQYSRPAEFETTSERGSGAQQLQEQLPLIVGSTVAGFVFMVVVVVIALVCLRKQRHGPDAEYTEKLQQYIAPGMKVYIDPFTYEDPNEAVREFAKEIDVSCVKIEEVIGAGEFGEVCRGRLKLPGRREVFVAIKTLKVGYTERQRRDFLSEASIMGQFDHPNIIRLEGVVTKSRPVMILTEFMENCALDSFLRLNDGQFTVIQLVGMLRGIAAGMKYLSEMNYVHRDLAARNILVNSNLVCKVSDFGLSRFLEDDPSDPTYTSSLGGKIPIRWTAPEAIAYRKFTSASDVWSYGIVMWEVMSYGERPYWDMSNQDVINAVEQDYRLPPPMDCPTALHQLMLDCWVRDRNLRPKFSQIVNTLDKLIRNAASLKVIASAPSGMSQPLLDRTVPDYTTFTTVGDWLDAIKMGRYKESFVSAGFASFDLVAQMTAEDLLRIGVTLAGHQKKILSSIQDMRLQMNQTLPVQV